The following DNA comes from Pieris napi chromosome 18, ilPieNapi1.2, whole genome shotgun sequence.
AATTACATCAATTatgctactaattatttttacagaaatacccCAAACATCGGTAGTGTTCTTAATGTCTATTGTTCTAAATATCCTAACTATATCGTCGGCACCAATGGGTCGGAATGTAAAACTGACCTTGCACTCGTTTACATTATCTTTGAGCAGCGATTCAGCGAGGGTGGGAGATGATTGAAGAGACTTAGTAGTCGAAATTGGAATGTCAGAAAAGtacttatcaaaaacaatcgcTATCTCTTCATTAGATTTGATTTTAGTGTTATCgacacataataaattttgattgtGTTAAACTGAtacaatatgtttatattaaatgtatttttattgcaaacaATTTTCGTGTACAATAATTATGACAATTTAGTTCTTGATCGTATAACCATTGTCAACACAAAATTCCGATCCTGTCACGCCAACGGCCTTGTCACTTGCCAAAAAAAGTATCATATCAGCGATTTCCACAGACTGCGATACACGCTTCAGTGGCATAGAGTTGGCATAATTCTCTAGCTTAATATTTGTCAAACCAGCGTTTACCATAAAGTCGGTTATAACTGGTCCAGGGCTAACTGTGTTGACTCGTACGCCTTCACTCGCCAATTCCACAGCTGCACAACGTGTAAAATGGCTTAAAGCAGCCTTAGAGACACAATACGGACTCGCACCTTTGATTGTCGGTGTCAAAGAGCCAGCGACACTTGATATATTGACGATATTACCTTTAGTTTTGACCAAATATGGTGCTGCGAGGGAGGTAACGTTAAGATGCGCTCGGACATTAACTTTCATGGTCTCATCGTACATTTCCAAGAAGTTACTTTCCAAAATAGTCGCATTTCGCATTATCCCAGCATTGTTGACCAACACATCGAGTTTTCCAAATGTTTCTATGACAGATGcaaccatttttttacattcttCTTCGTCGCCAACGTCGGCCTTGATTACCAACGGTTTGGAATATTTGGAACAGTTTTCGGCAACGTTGTTCAGTTTTTCCACGTTCCTGCCGACGATGGCCACGTTAGCTCCATTTTTAGCGAATTCAATAGCCGTCGCGGCTCCAATACCGGAGCTGGCGCCCGTTATAAGCACTACTTTGTCTTTGAAACTCATGATTATAATGCAGATAGGCtgcaatgtttttatatagacGTTTATCTATTGTGATAAGACGTTAAGATAAATTTACTTAATTCACGCATGATAATAAATCATGTTTCTAAGTGCTGACCTGACAAGAGGGCTATTGTCATACGTATTTCTATCATTAAAACACTACTTAGTAGGCCGCGTCTTTGTTTTGCACGCACGGATTTCGTTGTCGGAATTCTTTGCGAGaatcgttaataataataataataataaagcccgatttatttccaatcatgacgaaaaaactaattattatacacagcttagattattttacacttttatacatttttttttcttttgcttgttattctatattctagcttccttcagtaccgtcgatcggaaaCCCTTCAAGGGTAAAGGTCGATTCACACATATCAAAGCGGCCACTGACGATATGTCCATTAATCCGAATGGAGTAGTCGTCGTCCAAAATCGTCCCATGAATGGTAAAAAAGTATTCCATTTGGATGGACGTCGTCCAAAAGGATTGAAATCCATGCGTCCAGGCCAAATGGACGACATCCGTGGCCGTCCGTCAATGGCAGAAACGTGCGCCACGCCATATGGAAGCAGTCCGAATTGTCCGTGAATGGGCGAAACGGC
Coding sequences within:
- the LOC125058643 gene encoding 3-oxoacyl-[acyl-carrier-protein] reductase FabG-like → MSFKDKVVLITGASSGIGAATAIEFAKNGANVAIVGRNVEKLNNVAENCSKYSKPLVIKADVGDEEECKKMVASVIETFGKLDVLVNNAGIMRNATILESNFLEMYDETMKVNVRAHLNVTSLAAPYLVKTKGNIVNISSVAGSLTPTIKGASPYCVSKAALSHFTRCAAVELASEGVRVNTVSPGPVITDFMVNAGLTNIKLENYANSMPLKRVSQSVEIADMILFLASDKAVGVTGSEFCVDNGYTIKN